A single window of Gammaproteobacteria bacterium DNA harbors:
- a CDS encoding DMT family transporter: protein MAQQLNSTTMTHAWLMIALSAALYGFMGYLGTYIINDNMSISCMLFWRFLIAGVWMMIFVIKDIIRSENISFNPKIIIIMFLLSAAGYSGSSGFYFVSSQSIGTGLAMVIFFSYPIAIALYSWIVHRHKMSLLTFFTLLLMFVGLILLHDFSGHTLSLNGLFMGVLAALSYALYIIGSKKFATADINSNLLTMIVCFGSASLFLILSLTSSNFILPQSGRSWISLLTLGILVTALPIQLMMNGLQHMSATRASIISVLEPLVTVIVGIILLHESVTTLQFIGGFLIMASAIFVQFQIA from the coding sequence ATGGCTCAACAACTCAATTCAACAACAATGACACATGCGTGGTTAATGATCGCACTTTCAGCAGCCTTATACGGATTTATGGGGTATCTCGGCACTTACATCATCAACGATAATATGTCTATCTCATGTATGCTTTTTTGGCGATTTTTGATTGCGGGCGTTTGGATGATGATTTTCGTCATAAAAGATATTATCCGAAGTGAAAATATTTCGTTTAATCCTAAAATTATCATTATCATGTTTTTACTCAGTGCAGCAGGCTACTCTGGATCAAGCGGATTTTATTTTGTTTCCAGCCAATCTATAGGTACTGGACTTGCCATGGTCATATTCTTTTCTTATCCCATTGCAATTGCGTTATATTCTTGGATTGTACACAGACATAAAATGAGTCTTCTAACTTTTTTCACTCTCTTACTTATGTTTGTGGGATTAATCTTATTACACGATTTTTCCGGGCACACACTGAGTCTCAATGGATTATTCATGGGAGTTCTAGCTGCTCTAAGTTATGCACTCTACATTATTGGCAGCAAAAAATTCGCCACCGCTGATATTAATTCGAACTTACTCACGATGATTGTGTGTTTTGGAAGCGCAAGCTTATTTTTAATTTTATCGCTGACATCGAGTAATTTCATTCTTCCTCAAAGTGGTAGATCATGGATCTCCCTGCTCACGCTCGGTATATTAGTAACTGCCTTACCTATTCAATTAATGATGAACGGATTACAACATATGAGCGCCACAAGAGCCTCTATAATTTCAGTATTAGAGCCACTCGTTACAGTTATTGTTGGAATCATCCTGCTTCATGAATCTGTCACCACACTGCAATTCATTGGCGGTTTTCTAATCATGGCTAGCGCAATTTTCGTACAATTTCAAATAGCATAA
- the upp gene encoding uracil phosphoribosyltransferase: MNRTFPNLHIINHPLIQHKLTLMRMEETKSGQFRQLLREITFLMGYELTKDFPTKAVTIKTPIIETTGLIFDDHDVSIIPILRAGLGMADALRELMPTANEGHIGLYRDPISHLPIEYFVKLPSNKNQMFIVLDPMLATGYSAVRALEILLEQGIDRKNIRFLALIAVPEGITVFNKMFSDIPIYVAALDEYLNDDAYMVPGLGDAGDRLFGTK; encoded by the coding sequence ATGAACCGAACCTTTCCTAATCTACACATTATTAATCATCCACTCATCCAACATAAGTTAACTCTGATGAGGATGGAAGAAACCAAGTCCGGGCAATTTCGCCAATTACTCCGAGAAATCACTTTTCTCATGGGTTACGAATTAACAAAGGATTTCCCTACTAAAGCCGTCACCATCAAAACTCCTATCATTGAGACAACGGGTCTTATCTTCGATGATCATGATGTTTCAATTATACCCATTTTAAGAGCTGGCCTCGGAATGGCTGATGCACTCAGAGAACTTATGCCTACAGCAAATGAAGGCCACATTGGACTTTATCGTGACCCAATATCTCATCTCCCAATTGAATATTTTGTAAAACTTCCCTCAAATAAAAATCAAATGTTTATAGTCCTCGATCCTATGTTAGCAACTGGCTACTCTGCTGTACGAGCCCTTGAAATATTATTAGAGCAAGGAATAGATCGCAAAAATATACGCTTTTTAGCACTTATTGCGGTACCCGAAGGCATAACGGTATTTAATAAAATGTTTAGTGACATTCCGATTTATGTGGCTGCATTAGATGAATATTTGAATGATGATGCGTACATGGTACCTGGATTAGGTGATGCTGGCGATCGATTATTTGGAACTAAATAG
- a CDS encoding LuxR C-terminal-related transcriptional regulator, whose translation MDQKLVTSIHTFNSLFLQLANQPKTVCWIRSVDYNKQLFISPQFELVFGGSCSSLSENPSSWWNYILSNDINNIKPIIYSRIKMPLEEDNSIIFFRILSADGQIKYIRDISFTILNDDNKPLAIAGYGEELSSEFWHRITEKENNIPKTAALSDKIDLIKILNEENCKLFPSEHKNKSNKLTGLKINNIRVRLTHREAQVLDHLKQGKTAKETGREIFLSQRTVETHLENIKNKTGCKTKLELMSKIIHFELGN comes from the coding sequence ATGGACCAAAAACTGGTTACGAGCATTCATACTTTTAACAGTTTATTTTTACAATTAGCTAATCAACCAAAAACCGTGTGCTGGATACGAAGTGTTGATTATAACAAGCAGTTGTTTATAAGCCCACAATTTGAATTGGTATTTGGTGGCTCATGCAGTAGCTTGAGCGAAAATCCTAGCTCTTGGTGGAATTACATATTATCTAATGATATCAACAATATTAAACCGATAATTTATTCAAGGATTAAAATGCCCCTTGAAGAAGATAACAGCATCATTTTTTTCAGAATCCTCTCAGCGGATGGTCAAATTAAATATATCAGAGATATCAGTTTTACCATATTAAATGATGATAACAAACCTCTTGCAATAGCAGGTTACGGTGAAGAGCTATCTAGTGAATTTTGGCATAGAATTACAGAGAAAGAGAATAACATCCCTAAAACAGCAGCGTTATCGGATAAAATTGATCTAATTAAAATTCTGAATGAAGAAAATTGTAAATTATTCCCTTCAGAACACAAAAATAAATCCAATAAATTGACCGGACTCAAAATCAATAATATCCGAGTAAGACTAACTCACCGTGAAGCTCAAGTCTTAGATCATCTAAAACAGGGGAAAACTGCAAAAGAGACGGGTAGGGAAATTTTTCTATCGCAACGCACTGTTGAAACGCATTTAGAAAATATCAAAAACAAGACGGGCTGCAAAACAAAATTAGAACTAATGAGCAAAATTATACACTTTGAATTAGGAAACTAA